DNA sequence from the Butyricimonas faecalis genome:
TATATGTCTACGATTGCTCATTACCCGAATCCGAACTTACGTTGGGAGAAAACCGGTACGTTGAATGTTTCGCTTGATTTTTCACTTTTTCAAAATCGGTTGAGAGGTACTGTCTCTTATTTCTATAAGAAGACGAAAGACGCTTTTCTTTCTAAACAAGTGTCGGATATTAACGGAAGAGATGAATATGTTATTAATTCAGGAACTATTGAAAATAAAGGATTTGAGTTGAGTTTTAATTTTACTCCAATCAAGTCTTCAGGAGAAATTGGTGCATTTCGTTGGGATATAGATCCTCAGTTAGGGCAGGTTGTGAATAATTTATTAACGAAAGCTGTAAATGGGAATAACTTTGAGAAGACAGAAAATGAAATATTTTATACGGATTATTTGAACGGTACGGCCTTGGTGAAAGGGAAACCATTGAATACGTTCTACTCGTATTGTTTTGATGGATTGTCTCCGGAAGACGGACGTCCAATGTTTAAAGGAATTAACAAAGACGAGGTAGCAGAAAAATATTTGAAGATGGATCGCGAACAAGTATATATGGAGGTAATGAGACATTCCGGTACGCGTGTTCCTGTGATTCAGGGGGGTATTTCGAATACTTTCTCTTACAAACATTTTTCATTGAATGTTTATTTAGGGTATTCTATCGGGTCTAAAATTCGTTTGTTGAAGTTATATGGTAATCAAAACAGTTCTACGATAGCACCCCTTCCGGAGAATAATGTGCGTCGGGAGTTCGTGCATCGTTGGCAACGACCGGGCGATGAAAAGCATACTAATATTCCCGGATTGTTACCCAATAATTCGTATCACGAGACAATAGGATATGGATTATGGTGGAATGGCAATGATTATGCTTCAATCCGTTTTGCTGATAATTTGTGGCAAATGTACGATAATTCTGATTTGAGGGTTGTTAGTGGTAATTATTTGAAATTACAGTCTTTTTCGTTTAATTATTCCTTGTCAGAAAAATTGTGTCAGAAAATGCACATGAAAGCGGCTAGTATCGGTTTAACGGGACATAATGTACATACATGGTGTAATTCTAAATTGAAAGGACAAGATCCCTCACAATCCGGATCGTCGGATAAATTGAATCTTTCTTTACGTCCGTCTTATTCTATAAGTTTACGTGTTTCATTTTAAAAAGAGACAATATGAGAAAATTTTGTAAATATATATGTTGTGTGATCTTGTTTGGATGTGCTTCTTGTAGTGATTTTTTAGAAGAGTATTCACAAGATTTGACTTATGCGCGGACTGCAGCAGATTTAGATGAGATTTTGGTGGGGGAAGGGTATATGCCTGTAGCAAAACAGAGTGAGCTTGTCTCTTTACAAGGAGCTTATTATTTCCCTTGGATTCATTTGATGACAGATGATGTGTTGGAGCATGTGTATTATGGTAATCTTCAGCGGGAAGGATTAAGTGCCTTTTATACTTGGGCTCCTTATCCTTATACGAACGAAGAGGGTGAAATGGTAAAAGATAATACCTGGGAGCGTTTATACAAACATATCAGTGTGGTTAACGTGATCTTGAAAAAGAGTGAAGGAATTCATGATTTTCCCGAAGAGATAGAGCGGATTCAAGGTGAATGTTACTTCCTGCGTGCGGTGTATTATTATTATCTGGTAAATTTTTATGCAAAACCTTACGCGAAAGCAACGGCTGATACTGATTTGGGAGTAACGATAAAGACAACTGAATATATTGAGGATATATATTTTACTCGTAATACGGTAGCAGAAGTTTACAAACAAATTTTAGAGGATTTAGCGTCGGCCAAAAGATTATTGCAAGGAAAGAAAAAGAAAACCGTGTATCGGGCAGATTATCATGCCGTACAGGCTTTTTTAAGCCGTATTTATCTTTACATGGAAGAGTATGATAACGTTATTTCTGCTGCAGATAGTGTGTTGGCTGCGAATTATGGTTTGTTGGATTATAATACGCTTAGCTTGTCAACGGATACATGGGGTACGCTTCAACCAACGAGTACAACCTATAAGGATTCTCCCGAGATCATATTTTCCCAAGGAGGAAATGCAATCAATGATTTGATGAAGGGAGATATGTATCAGATTTCTACCGATTTGTTGGAGTTGTTTCAGAAAGATGCTAATGATTTACGACAGAAGTTTTGTATATATGAAACGATGTACTATGAGACGTTATATGTTCCCCGTAAATTGGCGAAACCAGAAGATGGAATGGTTTCTTCCGAGTGTTTGATTCGTTTACCCGAAGTGTTGTTGAATAAAGCAGAGGCGTTGGCATTGATAGGAAAAGATGTGGAGGCTCGGGCCGT
Encoded proteins:
- a CDS encoding RagB/SusD family nutrient uptake outer membrane protein; the encoded protein is MRKFCKYICCVILFGCASCSDFLEEYSQDLTYARTAADLDEILVGEGYMPVAKQSELVSLQGAYYFPWIHLMTDDVLEHVYYGNLQREGLSAFYTWAPYPYTNEEGEMVKDNTWERLYKHISVVNVILKKSEGIHDFPEEIERIQGECYFLRAVYYYYLVNFYAKPYAKATADTDLGVTIKTTEYIEDIYFTRNTVAEVYKQILEDLASAKRLLQGKKKKTVYRADYHAVQAFLSRIYLYMEEYDNVISAADSVLAANYGLLDYNTLSLSTDTWGTLQPTSTTYKDSPEIIFSQGGNAINDLMKGDMYQISTDLLELFQKDANDLRQKFCIYETMYYETLYVPRKLAKPEDGMVSSECLIRLPEVLLNKAEALALIGKDVEARAVLERLREKRIVAANYTPVNYSGNELIHFIRDERRRELCFEGHRWFDLRRYAVNSRCPFQTEVLHDKYEVNANWEVEYQGTYRLKRYNENSASYVLPVPQHVIEFNRGEIKDNDPRPEIEVFYNK